The Bdellovibrio sp. ZAP7 DNA segment CACATGCAAAAGCTCATGGCGCAAATGGGCCAAGAGTACAATCAGCCAGTGAAACGCGTGATGGAAATCAACGCGAAACATCCGCTGTTTGAAAAAATGCTGAAGGCTTCTCCAGAACAACAAGCGAAGTGGTCTGAGATCTTGTTCGCACAGGCATTGTTGAACGAAGGTTCATCGATTCCAGATCCAGTGAAATTCTCTCAGCAAGTGGCTGAGTTGATGATCTCTGCGGTTCACTAAATTACATTAAGTACGGAAGTAAGTCCAAAAGGCACGGCCTTACTTCCACTAAGGCCGGATCAAGTAAGGCCTAACTCAGGAACAAAAAAAAGCCCTGGCTATTAACCAGGGCTTTTTCTTTATTCATTTACAGATTGCAACTTTCACCTCCGCATCGGTAACCGATTGCTTCGGTCCGACGAGTGTTCCGGACGACAATTACTATCTTTCCAGATTCACTGCCGCTCCGGTTGCTGCGCGCGTCAGTCCGATAGAACGTTCGACGCGCGAACCGAAACTAAATGTAGGCGCTCAATTCTTTACTCATGAAACGTTTACGCATTTTGATTGTGCTGTTTGTTTCAAGTTTACCAAGACGGCGTGCGATCAAATCGTTTTTTGAAGCTTTTTTAGTCAAAACTTCAGTGGATGCGAACAACTCAACACCGCTTTCCAAAGTTTCATACAATTCAAAAACGTCACAAGCATTCAAGTACTCTGTGCGTACAGCTTGACCTTCGAAGTTTGCATAAGTGTATTGGCTGTATTCTTTCGCATCTTTTTCAGCTGCTTTAACTGCGGCACCTGCATTCGCTGCCTGGAACAACACCACGCGCTCTTCAAGCAATTCTGCGAAAGGAGCTTTG contains these protein-coding regions:
- a CDS encoding DUF4288 domain-containing protein, producing MKSKKWFAVKTLYVTRAVGKSTAKGKAPFAELLEERVVLFQAANAGAAVKAAEKDAKEYSQYTYANFEGQAVRTEYLNACDVFELYETLESGVELFASTEVLTKKASKNDLIARRLGKLETNSTIKMRKRFMSKELSAYI